The sequence tgggccattcgatcaacgtaatttttaagcatattttcgattgtttgggcgccaatatcatgaatggcaacttagatttcgtgttttaaagcatcaatcatctctggatggttcacatagcatttgtccttaacggctccccacaaaaaatagtccaacgggcttaaatcacagctccgaggcgaccATTGATATCGAAATTTctgctgattattcggttttcaaaaacggtagccaaaagtttgagtgtaactttggcagtgtgacaagttgcaccgtcctgtagaaaccaaatgtcgtccatgtcatcctcttcaatttttggaaacaacaacatgtcacggtaacgctcgccatttactgtaaccgcggctcctctctcattttcgaaaaaaaaaaaatggcccgatgatgccgccagaccaaaaaccgcaccaaacagagtCTCGATGTGGATGCATTtgtttctctacagtaacgtgtggatttgtgttaccattctcaaaaaataggtggttcaaaaagtaaacgctatatggccaGCCCTGTATTTGAAAGTGCTTAAGCTCGAGCTCGGAGGCAATGGCGAATCGAGCGTATTTCTGTCATAACAAATCTCCTAACAAATACcatgtgccgttcggagtctgcttaaaactgcaagtccctccacttgtgcaaaaacatcaagatgcacattGCAATAAAAGctataagtgccaattatacatataatcATACTTATAAATATGGAAGGAAGAGTGGCATAAGTTCAAAGCGAATTAATTGCACATTCTAGAGTgagtcaataaataaatttgtataccaaATTTAACACTTTCGCTATAATGGGCTGATTCGctataaatgatttttatatCATTAAACAGCATTGACTCAATTTTTCACTAAACTGTATAAGTATATTGGCCAAATCTACACTCAAGTTACCTGTGAAAAAATACTCCTTTCTCAAAACATTTATTATGCCGAAGTTTGAGCAGTAATACTACATATTTGTACTTTTATCTGTCAAGCCCTTCCTTTAGCCTTTGACtaaattaaacaataatttaattaaacaactGCATCTTAAGTCGGAAGTGGGAAATGAACGATTttggtgtaattttttatactaaactttcattcaccaaaaatattgattatgtGGTTTCTAATGCACTTGCAATGGATGGTTTCATCAGAGGAAATTCTACTGATTTTAACGAAACTCAAACTTTGAAACCCCTCTCTGTAGGTTTGGTACGATCTCGCTTTAAGTGCTGTTTTTTAATATGGAACCCTTGCTATGAGGTTCATTCGAGGAAAATCGGAAAGGTACATGACTTTTTTGCAAGAATAGTATTGATTGAAGCGAGCTGGCAAGGTTATGCTGTGCCTTATATAAGTCGAcgtaaattaattgaattgcaATCATTACATGCTAGACGAATATATTTCGCATACTTCTCATTTGGCGTACTTTATAGCGTAAGAACTATGTGCGGCTAATTATGCATTTATTGCACCTCTAGTACGATCTGCGCGATTGTGTAATAATTATTGTAACGCCGTTTACTTCaatgaaattattgtaaaacataaacTTAATCTGTTTGCCAGATTTATTTAAGTGAATTAGTCTGTAATATCATTTTCTGCAGACTGCAGTAAAAAAATGCCTAAAAATGTGTGCTAATATAAGAAATATGGACCGCTTGGTTGACAGATGCCTCAATCGGCTACAACAGCCACATAAATAAACACCCGTTGTAATCGTTATATGTCCAATACTTAAATATCTATAAAGCAATTATTCGTCGATTATGAATAtgttaatagttttttatttgcattctatttttttatgaaatgaacCACAAACCATGCACCACGTGGAAAAAGTAACCAATATGAACGATATTCAATCAGCAAATATAAGAGAAACAAGCTATGGCTTATTTAGCAAGTCCATTTCCATAAGCCAAGGGCAATCAGGCTAAGAacagtaaacaaaattttcagttCTACTAAACTTTGATACGATCACTAAGAGCGAGTTAAGAGAGCACCAAAATGCTCAGCGCTAAATACCCGCAGAGAGGCTCACTACTATATTTCTGCTCAGTAAATGATCTCCAAGCAAATACAAGTGTTATGCTTTGTGTGTTTATTGTCTCCAGGTTCTAGATACTGACGTGGAAATCAACATTAGCTAGAAGTCATTCAACTTTAATGCTGGCTTTTTTCAGAGAAGCGGCGGTAAATTAATACTCAGttaaagcacatacatacatttaaaaaagAGTCAATATCGCAGATGAACTAGCAGAAGCCAAACGATGGACATACAAGTTGATCTGTGTCAGAGAAAGATACGTGAATTAAaagtcaatttaaataaaaagtggtCGACTGACTCCCGAAAGAGTGTGCTACGTCTAGCAATGTATAGAGTTAGCGGGAGTGTAGATAGGCGCTATGAAGGGCGTTTGGGAAGTTAGTGAGCGCAGCTGTGTTGTAGTTATAGCAACAGTTTAATCCGCCTTTCTTTTCCAGTGTGTGTTTAttcagtaagaaaaattcgccGGCGGTGACAGGGTAACAAGAGCACGGCAGCAGTTTAGCGGCTCCACTTGTGCAGTATACAAAATACAGAATATACTAGAATTAATTTTACAGAGTAAtaggaaaaataactttaattaAACATGCAAACGGCAACAAAGTACCTGAATTTCGCCCATCTTCTTGCCACTGTTTTGCTTATCGTTTGGGCGTCGCCAGCTGAGGGCAGTTCCTGCACCGGTTGCGTGGAGTTGGATGTGCTGAGCTTCGATAAGATAATCGAGCGTTTTCCCTATGCATTAGTCAAATTCGACATTGCCTTTCCATATGGCGAAAAACACGAGGCTTTTGCGGCATTCGCAAAGGTGGCGAGCACAGTCACCAAGGAACTACTGGTGGCCACTGTCGGCATCAAAGATTACGGTGAGAATGAAAATAAAGAGCTGGGCCTAAGGTTCAATGTGGACGACAAGAGCTTCCCCGGCATTTTGCTCTTCAAGGATGGCAATGTGGACAACTTTGAGCGCTTCCCTGCTTACTTGGATGTGACATTAGAtaatttgaagaattttgttACGCAGAATACGGAGTTGTATATTGGACGTGATGGTTGCTTGAAAGATTTTGAGGAACTGGTTAAGAAATATGCCAATAAAGAGGATGCAGAGCAGTtacaattgatagaaaaagcgGAAAAACTAAAACAGGAGCTAAGTAGTGAAAGTGCAAAGGTGAGCGCGAAAGCTTATCTCATTTTCATGCGGAAAATCAATGAGAAGGGCTATGAGTACGTGGAGGACGAGACAAAGCGGCTGCAACGTCTGAAAGCGGGTAAGGTGACGGACGCAAAGAAGTTGGAGCTTCAGCAAAGACTTAATATACTGGAAGCATTTCGAGTGACCAAGCTGACGAAGGTGACGAGAAACGAAGAACTTTGAAACGGGCGTTTGTAAGTCGGAAAGTAGCGAGAGTGACACCAAgtatatgaaaattaattgaagtgaaacacatacatatggacgAGAATGTATAGGTGTGTGTACGACCAACTGCATGCAATAGTGAAGGTGTGAAAGTGAGTGGCGGGACAAAAGAGgcaataataatacaattctGCACTGCAAGCGGCAATATGCTCTTCGATTATAATCCGTTAGCTAACACATACATTTgtagtatattatataatacgtTGTTCAAATTTATATCTGCttcaataaatacataaattattaagtagttgtatgtatataaaaaagtattctttattccttttgtttgttgtgCTACAAACTTGGAACTTTTTACCATTTCGCTATGGCAACCAGGTTTCGATATTCCCAATTGACAACGTCAACAAAAAGGCCAACAATTCGGCAATAAACAGTGCGCATAGAAacatcacacatacatatgaacatacatacatacataaataaataagtagacGAAATGTTTTTGGTCACTTTTCTGTTGGCTACccttcattaaaaattaaacatatccaagttattttacatacatacatacatattatgtatatatgtttctaCAGCCCATTGAAGCGTTTGACAAAATTACTTCTGAAATTATTGCCAAACTACAGTAAAATAAGCGAGTGATTGTGAGTGAAATTGACAAACAAATTATTggctaaaataatataataaatataatatacaaaaacaataaaatagtatattaaaatgaataataataatgtaacaaataaaagcaatataataattcgaaatttaaaatatagtaaattttaaaatatttataataatatattacaaattcGAAGATGACGTTGTTATTTAAATTTCCCGGGTATAAGGatcaattggtttttttttgtaatgttagTAGTACTGTCATTATAATTTATATGTTATTGTTTGGCAGTTTGTGGTGAGATATCTCATTCAATGTCTTGGCAGTGTTGCCAGATAAACATTGTCAAAAATGTGCCAAGCGAAGCCATCTTCATTCTCTTAAATTACGTTCAAATATGCATTAATTATCAATAAACCCACAAAactaatctacccgttcacatatggcagattacctgcaaaattgacaatcagctgtcaatactgctttgaaaggtttttctttacAGAAactattttggtggaatatttcggtattTTTGGCTTGTTTAtggtaattattattattagcgatatgaagaaaatacaaggagaaggaatagctaataaTTGCGCATTTTTTCGccgtgcgtgattaccattcggaattcacagggagaacgttggttcgaatcttggtgaaaccaaaattaataaaagaaaacatttttccacatgtggtcgcccctcggcaggcaatggcaaacctccgagtgtatttctgccatgaaaaagctcctcataaaaatatttgccgttcggagtcggcttgaaactgtaggtccctccatttgtggaacaacatcaagacgaacacaacaaataggaggaggagctcggccaaacacccaaaaagggtgtatgcgccaattatatatacatatatttggctggtaataataaaaagttggaggaaatccgtaaacgacgtttacagaggtttcaaaaaataatggcagcaatacgcactcgaaattcgatattacattttataattagtAATAAGAGGTCAAagcgtttatggacacacgctttttttctgttatatgaatgcatagttaataatacctaacaaacattttattagaattatgtctgcAAACCTGCTTTCTTTGCCGGCAACcactttatttagtttttaccttgacgtttttctttacatttgtaataataattatcgataacacagaaaatacAGGGCTGTATGTCGAAAAGTATGTAGTAAGTATTATCTAGAATTATTTTATAACCTCTCGCGTTTTAGTTACGGATTGGGAGCTAAGcacgaaaaaataaatcatctACTCAAGTacatgtgaacgtattattaataaaatacaaaaattaaatacagtacttaaaaaagataatttttgCACTGCAAATTTCTTTTCTGAAGAAACTAATACAAaacattctattttatttattacacaaaaacaattgattgtattttaaaaatgtattttagatagaaaaaattgatgaattaATGTCATGTTTTGtgcaaaaatgattaaattttgtaaattatacctttgcattcaaattttttcgaacTTGAAGAAAGAATTGcccattttatttcaatttaaaacagTTGCCCTGAAAATTTTAAGCAGTGTTTGTGAAGTTGGACCATCTTTTTTAACCTATTTCGTGCAGAGTCTTCTGGCACTGAATCTAATCTAAAATATGagtgaaaatgttttaacatatttttttatttaaagtggcGTAACACCGATTACGAGACAaatgaaatatacaatatacatacacatatatacgaaTATAATGTtggaatgttataaaaaaaaaaaaaaatattgagaaaactCGCTTCAAAGCTACTATGCCACCCTTGCAATTTACTCTTCCATCCTAagtaaaaattaagatattttcATCTAATGAGGTGCTGTTAATagatatgttattttttttacatacatatcagTTCATTTACCAATATTATGCAAGAGGCCAAAGGTCGAatagccgcaaataaacaagaaaaacacaaaGGAACTGATTAGCTTCTCAAGAGAGGATATCTCGAAGATCATGGATTGTATAACCGTTAGCAATTCGGCAGGCATTCCTtaagactaggagttttctcccatgaatattgtagaagttgtagagataaggaagatgaagatgaagaaacCGTTGAGCACTTGCAATTgttcagccttagctaaaatcggAGCAGGTTGTCTATGTAAATACTTTTCCAATTcgcttacagaactgtctggcgtggggatggAACCAATCCTACCGAAAATGTTTCTACGAAGAAAAGTAAAtcaggttcccgtgtcgcacagtgttatcacaacggacctgtaaggtctaagtgagttggctgtacagaccgactaccactgTAACCTAATCCAGCAGCTAATTTTCTCACAGTGGACATTTCTGCAACTTAGCTATTGTTTTAGGTCATGCCGCTATTGAAGAAAACGAGCGATATGCAGATATCTAATAATTGACAAAAATGAGAAGTTCGCAGAGCAACTAAGTACATAATGAAAAGCAGGCAATAGAAGAGCCTTCAAGCACATTTGGTAGTACTTGAAGTATCtcactaaacattttttggcatggaattgtttttaaatatcttcattttgtgatttttctggttgtttatgaaacaaattttattaagaagATAAATTTTCACTTCGCGCAACATTGATTCGTACTCTTaccaaaaaaaactattgttcCAAGGCCGCCGTATGCACCTGATTTAGTTTTATATGACTTCTGACTatttcataaacaaaaaatatccctGCAAGAAATCCGCTTAGCGCATCAGTCGCttttttcttgtgctaaccggcgccagttggacaaacAAAGAGAAACcgagttcttctccacctgatgttTTCAACGAAAACGaggtctttctcttcctctgctaaaaCCAGCTGGTATCGTACCGAATACTTTCGGATGGCATGATCTAGCCACAggagccgctgaatctttatgcAGGTTATtggctccacaaatggagggtcctaaaGTTTTACAGCGAGTTATTGACAACTTGGTGGCGACCTTGTGCttcttcttcatataaaaaagtttCGAGCATTCGTCGTATGGACAAAAGAGAGTCCccttattattgtatattactttATAACCAACTAAAAATGAACACATTAAGTGGAAAGAATTATTCCAGTAAAatattgatgtatgtatgtatgcaagcgtGCATGTAGGTGCTTTGTTtatatgaaacaatacaaaaaataggGAAATATTCAATTAGAATTGAGTGGAATAttaaaggaaataataaaaacatatttagaaGTGTTCCTATGCGTGTGATGTATTGTAGAACACGTGAACTTGTTAGAAATATACTCTATGGTTTAGCATTAGCCAAACCCGAATCTAATTTTGCATAAAgctgaattaaatatttattaatatcattATTGATCTACGAAGGCGAAAATGGATAAACTAAAATATACTTACATGAATATATACGTAATTTATTAGagcagcaaatatttttcttaaataaatttcaccAACCTAacaattgagaaatatttttaaacgcaTTCTGTTGCTCAGAATATATGCACTAGTAAAAATTCATAATACATACAGTTTACCACTTCCAATTATGCAAAATATCGCGCCTCAAAGTATGCAATCTCTTACATTAgaaactttatgttttacagGCAGACGTTCACCCTGTACCTGCACGTCAAACGGAAAATATGCCCTGAAATATGTTTCTGGATAAAGAGTTTGTTTGCAACGGTAAACGAAAAGAAGACAAATGTGAAGTGTTATACACTAATAATCGAAATTCGTTAACCGGATAGAGTTACTGGAGACATATTTACTCATACTCGTGAGAGTTGCATGTAGTAATTGTGATATACAAATGTTAAAACATTGCATgctgtgttttatttataaagtacAATTTATTCATAGTAATTTagtatatttgaattatttatttctatttaatattatattaagaattatatttcatgtaataaAATACGTGAAATTTGTTTGTCTGGGGAAgttcatatgtgcatacatatgtatgtatatacatatattagcagtGTCGGGTGTGCTTATTCCAGCAATGCAGTTTGATACGGATAGCGGGATAATAAATGTgcgcacaaaataaaaaaaaccaaacctaCTAAAGCATTAGCTTGAGCTTCGTGTAGGAAGTAAAATATGTACGAGAGGAATGCATGTCAAGTAACTTAAGATTGTGGACAAAAAAGTCTTTTAGGTCGAAGTGTCGGCCATTGGGTACACTGCAGGTACTCAATTATTATTAACTTGTGGCTTTCCAAGTTTTTCATGCTCGAGAAGATCTTCCCAATTTGGGCAAATATGGAATAATGTCCTTTTAAGTAGTTGAATAAGTTTTGCATCATACCAAATGAAACCAAACAGCTTCGGCGCTTCAAAAATATGTACgtttacatacatttgtaatttaaaatagcGTCAGCTAACAAGTATAAAAATCTATCAAGCTATGTACAGCTCGACCGATATTCTTAAGACGGTTATAGAGCTGATCAAAATGCAGAAGAACTTGACAGTGTGCGAATTAACACAATGGCTATAACTCTGAAAGTCTGCTGGGTTTGCGCACAAAAGCGGAGATTTTCTTTGGGTGCGAAAAAATATATGGAGAAGGATTTGGTTTCATTTGGGGTGTGAAATTGGCATCACCTTTTAATGTCaattcatgacatttttatgaggtatatttcgaagaaaaatgccatattttattattattaaactcAGCAGAAAAGCTAAAAATATACCATTGTCAATCATTTACTGAGAGAGGATAGCATTGCTTTCCTGGAGGTAAAATGGGGGTCTGATATATCAAAAGTACTGGAATGAAAATGATATCGCAATTTTGGCATAAGGACCGAAATCGTTCATTAAGTTggtaatttgtattatttgcattattatataaatgtgttcatatataattggtgcttacacctTTTATTGGGCGTTTGGCTgaattcctcctcctatttgtggtgtgcgtcttgatgttttccaacAAAATGGTGGtacttacagttttatgccgtctccgaacggcatgagaagttttttcaaagtagaaatacactcagaggtttgccattgtttgccgaggggcgactaaTGTTAGGAAAACCTTttccatcatttggtgtttcgtgccgtCGTTTCAAATCCGTGTACTTCCGAATGGAAATTTGTATTACATGGTTTTAAAAGAAGGGGCCTAAAGTGCCTTCATTAGGATCGGTGGAGGgtaatataaaatatcacaGATACCTagatatgtataaatgtatagtCAAGTTGTTTACTCAAAGCAGGCAAAAGCTCACTCGTGTTTCCATAGGATTGCAGACCAATAAGTCTCTTCTTGCTGAAGGCCTTTCGAAGAATTGACATGCACATATGGAGTCGAATTCCGTTTAAGACATTTGTCACATACCCAACAAGATAATTGTAAACGCAGAATCTACCCTGTGTACGATGTAAAAGATATGGAAGAGTCCCTAAGAAAGAGTTCGCAGTGGCATCTtgctcgacattgagggggctttcaATTATATCTACTTGGAGGCAATCATTAAGTATCTGGATAAACTGGGGGCGTAACAAATCTTGCGGAGGTCGTCTTattcacgaggaaatataaaatgtcCAGAGCCTAACTTCCTACAGCGTCCGATTGTCTTTTCGTGGGTCCCCACCGGCGACGGCCCGacaccacggtgctcaaaagcaaaacggatcaaaacaatgcgttgatcagcgccccaaaaatgccgaagcatttaaggataccaattggtagtgtggaatggacacactaaccaccttggcagggttcgaggtctatctaaccctctgccgttctatgggttccggcacccggttgcaatgcaactccacatcgagccaaaaggctctacccgcatttaggtgttaaccacagccaccacgatactccccgaagggcctacctcaagaacaggtcggagcaagctccgagggcccctgttccccgtggtaccagatttaagtctccggtcagacctcgtagccgagactactaccagttgagcttccatacagctctggactggtggccattccccatGTTTTATCCCCAATCACGCAGCAGAATAACCAGACAAGGATTACTAGAACCTACTCAACTGAACGTCTAATATTTCTTCGCCGCTTAAAAGTCTCtcgcgcatattgccctaactTTTCGACATACCCACGGTTGGCAAGCACACCGCTTACATCATACCGTCCGTCAGTGCAGCTAATCCCTACACCCACCCCTAACTTCCTACAATAGGGGTTCTGGGAAGAGAAAATACCTTTGTATAATACTTGACACTtgaactaacactctacaagactctcatcatgcccgtcctaacgtatggcgcagaagcttggacgatgacaacatccgatgaagcgacggttggagtgttcgagagaaagattctgcgtaagatttttggacctttgcacgttggcaacggcgaatatcgtagacgatggaacgatgagctgtatgagctttacgacgacatagacatagcgcagcgaataaagatccagcggcttcgttggctgggtcatgtcgtccgaatggatacaaacgctccggctttgaaagtattcgatgcggtaccagctggtggtagcagaggaagaggaaggcctcct is a genomic window of Anastrepha ludens isolate Willacy chromosome 6, idAnaLude1.1, whole genome shotgun sequence containing:
- the LOC128866281 gene encoding protein windbeutel, whose protein sequence is MQTATKYLNFAHLLATVLLIVWASPAEGSSCTGCVELDVLSFDKIIERFPYALVKFDIAFPYGEKHEAFAAFAKVASTVTKELLVATVGIKDYGENENKELGLRFNVDDKSFPGILLFKDGNVDNFERFPAYLDVTLDNLKNFVTQNTELYIGRDGCLKDFEELVKKYANKEDAEQLQLIEKAEKLKQELSSESAKVSAKAYLIFMRKINEKGYEYVEDETKRLQRLKAGKVTDAKKLELQQRLNILEAFRVTKLTKVTRNEEL